In the genome of Paenibacillus pabuli, one region contains:
- a CDS encoding cache domain-containing sensor histidine kinase: MKRSLYRLRLRNMQLRYQLMLLFLLFAIVPSVGLGLLVNWTVERIVERQVEGHTMQLIGKVNEALDSKMENLQNMTYLIAFDPDIIAFMKGKTPSDNNPDTGTVASKKERNVTDQDQLYGIKQTLQGFTTLYPEIAGIVLANGRGDYISNEMYPRARQSLTREDWYRRAAANPGIFTVLGQPFDRNITTHVQYKDNEIVSVARSITDEASGRVLGVIMIDLKLRTVSQAARNVTLGKSGYVMVTDAEGRSVYMPEHPLVEQIPAEWFPSGDSGTFNAEADGRDLLFIYQSSAFTGWRTVGVFPARESTTEVRQIQFYVVSFVFVVCLFGLSASLWFSRSIAQPIFRLMSYMRRAETGNLMAGRWSDRADEIGMLGRSFNRMLVQIQQLISLNELKERQKREAEMRSLQEHIKPHFLYNTLDTIHWMARKEGADDVSEMVGALSRLFRIGLSKGNDFIPLHAELEHITSYLQIQQTRYRDRLQYELIVPEEMRELFVLKLLLQPIVENAIYHGIKGRRGPGKIRVEAKTENGKLLLLVQDDGAGMSGERLAEMEQLLAAPLESMETASSSGKAGKSYGMLNVQARLRLSFGEEYGIMLGSREGEGTSVTIIHPLLRQLPPAGSLDREEGEESE, from the coding sequence ATGAAGAGGAGCCTGTACCGTTTGCGCTTACGCAATATGCAGCTGCGTTATCAGCTGATGCTGCTCTTTTTGTTATTTGCCATCGTACCTTCCGTAGGTCTGGGATTGTTAGTGAACTGGACGGTGGAACGGATTGTTGAGCGACAGGTTGAGGGTCATACAATGCAGCTCATTGGCAAAGTGAATGAAGCACTCGACAGCAAGATGGAGAACCTGCAAAACATGACGTACCTGATTGCGTTTGATCCGGATATTATCGCTTTTATGAAAGGAAAAACACCATCGGATAACAACCCCGATACTGGCACAGTTGCATCCAAAAAGGAACGGAATGTGACGGATCAGGATCAGCTGTATGGAATCAAGCAAACCTTGCAGGGCTTCACGACGTTGTATCCTGAGATTGCCGGAATCGTTCTTGCTAATGGACGTGGTGACTATATCAGCAATGAGATGTACCCCCGAGCGAGGCAAAGCCTGACCCGGGAGGACTGGTACAGGAGGGCTGCGGCGAATCCGGGCATTTTTACGGTGCTGGGTCAGCCGTTCGATCGAAATATTACAACACACGTACAGTATAAGGATAATGAGATCGTATCCGTTGCCCGTTCCATAACAGATGAAGCCTCGGGACGTGTACTGGGCGTCATTATGATTGACCTTAAGCTGAGAACCGTTTCACAGGCTGCGCGGAATGTCACTTTGGGGAAATCCGGTTATGTGATGGTGACGGATGCAGAAGGACGGAGCGTCTATATGCCGGAGCATCCGCTGGTAGAACAGATTCCCGCAGAATGGTTTCCATCCGGTGACAGCGGGACGTTTAATGCCGAAGCGGACGGGAGGGATCTGTTGTTCATCTATCAGTCCTCCGCGTTTACGGGGTGGAGAACGGTAGGCGTATTTCCTGCACGGGAATCGACCACGGAGGTACGCCAGATTCAGTTCTATGTGGTCAGCTTTGTGTTTGTGGTGTGTTTATTCGGTCTGAGCGCCTCCTTGTGGTTCTCGCGTTCCATTGCGCAGCCCATTTTCCGACTGATGTCATACATGCGCAGAGCGGAGACGGGCAATCTCATGGCGGGTCGCTGGAGCGACCGCGCCGATGAGATCGGTATGCTGGGCAGAAGCTTTAACCGAATGCTGGTTCAGATCCAACAGCTCATATCCCTGAATGAACTGAAGGAACGGCAGAAAAGGGAGGCCGAAATGCGCAGCCTGCAGGAGCATATCAAACCACATTTTTTATACAATACATTGGATACGATCCATTGGATGGCTCGCAAGGAAGGCGCGGACGATGTATCCGAGATGGTTGGCGCTCTCTCCAGATTGTTTCGCATTGGGCTCAGCAAAGGCAATGACTTCATCCCTTTGCATGCCGAGCTTGAGCATATAACCAGTTACTTGCAAATTCAACAGACCCGATACCGTGATCGTCTACAGTACGAATTGATTGTACCGGAGGAAATGCGTGAGTTGTTTGTGCTCAAGCTGCTGCTCCAGCCCATCGTGGAAAATGCAATCTATCATGGAATCAAGGGCAGACGAGGGCCAGGCAAAATCCGGGTGGAGGCCAAAACAGAAAACGGAAAACTGCTGCTATTGGTTCAGGACGATGGAGCGGGCATGTCTGGTGAACGGCTTGCGGAGATGGAACAGCTGCTAGCAGCACCTTTGGAAAGTATGGAAACCGCGTCGTCGTCCGGGAAGGCTGGCAAGAGCTATGGCATGTTGAACGTACAGGCCCGTCTGCGGCTTTCCTTTGGTGAAGAATATGGTATTATGCTGGGCAGCAGAGAAGGAGAAGGCACCAGTGTGACGATCATTCATCCGCTGCTGCGGCAGCTTCCGCCAGCGGGTTCACTGGACAGGGAAGAGGGGGAGGAGAGCGAATGA
- a CDS encoding substrate-binding domain-containing protein, which yields MKKMLLVYILLISAFVLYVLRFEYSSQVNGSWEDRGLRGDIGETYIMITFQSGLEYWKSPLKGFEDAGDALGVTVEYRGATRYDAKEQTTVIEQAIARKPAGIAISAIDPQSLIPAINKALDADIPVVLFDADAPGSRAYSFLGTDNYKAGVTAADKMAELMAREGEVAVLTLPGQQNHEERTKGFRDTIEQRYPSMKVVEVADGHGDTIVSRDETLRMMKAHPKLAGIFVTEATGGAGAGEAVQNSSEGRSLKIISFDTNKATLDMIKSGTISATIAQGTWNMGYWSLQYLFHLHHQLTVPAPSSSGENAPLPVTVDTGISVVTSVNVDDYYAK from the coding sequence TTGAAAAAAATGCTGCTGGTTTATATTTTGTTAATCTCGGCGTTTGTATTGTATGTACTTCGGTTCGAATATTCCAGTCAGGTGAATGGCTCCTGGGAAGACCGGGGGCTGCGCGGGGATATCGGCGAAACGTACATCATGATTACATTCCAGTCCGGCCTGGAATATTGGAAGAGTCCGCTGAAAGGCTTCGAGGATGCTGGGGATGCGCTTGGCGTAACCGTAGAATACCGTGGAGCGACCCGGTATGATGCGAAGGAGCAGACAACGGTGATTGAGCAGGCTATTGCACGCAAGCCCGCGGGAATCGCCATATCTGCCATCGACCCGCAATCGCTGATCCCGGCCATTAATAAAGCACTGGACGCGGATATACCGGTGGTGCTGTTTGATGCCGATGCACCGGGAAGCCGGGCGTATTCTTTTCTCGGGACGGACAATTACAAGGCGGGGGTGACGGCTGCTGATAAAATGGCCGAGCTGATGGCCCGCGAAGGTGAAGTCGCCGTGCTGACCCTGCCGGGGCAGCAGAATCATGAGGAACGGACCAAGGGGTTCCGCGATACGATTGAGCAGCGGTATCCCTCCATGAAGGTGGTTGAAGTCGCGGATGGACACGGAGATACGATCGTATCGAGAGACGAGACGCTTAGAATGATGAAGGCTCACCCGAAGCTGGCAGGGATTTTTGTGACCGAGGCGACCGGAGGGGCAGGTGCAGGTGAAGCTGTCCAAAATTCAAGCGAAGGTCGTTCGCTCAAAATTATATCCTTTGATACAAACAAGGCCACGCTGGATATGATTAAGAGCGGCACGATTTCGGCTACGATTGCGCAGGGAACCTGGAACATGGGATACTGGTCGCTTCAATATTTGTTCCATCTGCATCATCAGCTAACCGTACCTGCTCCATCCTCCTCCGGTGAGAATGCACCGCTGCCGGTGACGGTGGACACCGGAATTTCCGTGGTAACAAGCGTGAATGTGGATGATTATTATGCCAAATAA
- a CDS encoding LysE family translocator — protein MNLTAFFIYCIVVTFSPGPSNIVILTSVGQVGPRKTMEYVWGATVAFGLLLVASALLNHVLAEVLPGILHVMQIVGTVYMIYLAYQVYKMGSTETASQQVTGFVNGLIMQFVNPKVVLFTFTVIPSYVLPYYDSTMSTFLFVIIITIIGFLAYSSWVVFGSVFRTLLNRHQKAVSILMALFLLYSAIMVSGII, from the coding sequence ATGAATCTTACAGCTTTTTTCATCTATTGTATCGTCGTTACCTTTTCACCCGGCCCCAGCAATATTGTGATTCTCACTTCCGTCGGGCAGGTTGGTCCCCGGAAAACGATGGAGTATGTGTGGGGAGCCACCGTTGCATTTGGCTTGTTACTTGTCGCTTCTGCTCTTCTCAATCATGTTCTCGCTGAGGTATTGCCTGGCATTCTCCATGTGATGCAGATCGTGGGTACCGTTTATATGATATATCTGGCTTATCAAGTCTATAAAATGGGTTCCACCGAGACGGCATCGCAGCAAGTTACGGGATTTGTGAACGGTTTAATCATGCAGTTTGTGAATCCCAAAGTGGTTCTGTTCACGTTCACCGTCATTCCCAGCTATGTACTGCCGTACTACGACAGCACCATGTCAACCTTTCTGTTCGTGATCATCATTACCATCATCGGCTTCCTGGCCTATTCCAGTTGGGTCGTGTTTGGCTCCGTCTTCAGAACGTTACTCAATCGTCATCAAAAAGCAGTGAGTATCCTTATGGCTCTTTTTTTGTTATACTCAGCCATTATGGTATCGGGAATCATCTAA
- a CDS encoding AraC family transcriptional regulator: protein MELFNYKKSQDVLALSASFTDFTYKKHCHEEYAVGVTLRGIQQYHLDGHYQASHPNGVMLFNREQSHDGSSYDKAGIDYVMLYLKPDLVEEVLGKKELRFNSPIVYDPVLARSILMLNDAVQNGQDEAKCSELLFNLLQLLSQSEIDTKLWRPQDNLVRKAKEMMFCSIEDVLKLDDLSAEFNMSKFQFIREFKSHAGISPYQFFLNCKVERARQSIETHKDVYSAVAECGFVDLTHLNRHFKRVFGITAYEYMLQLN from the coding sequence ATGGAATTGTTTAACTATAAGAAATCACAGGATGTATTGGCTCTTTCCGCCAGCTTTACGGATTTCACCTATAAAAAGCATTGCCACGAGGAATATGCAGTAGGAGTCACGCTTCGCGGTATTCAGCAATACCATCTGGACGGACATTATCAGGCCTCCCATCCAAACGGCGTGATGTTATTCAACCGGGAACAGTCCCACGATGGAAGTTCCTATGACAAAGCCGGCATAGACTATGTCATGCTTTATCTGAAGCCCGATTTGGTCGAAGAGGTTCTAGGGAAGAAGGAATTGCGTTTTAATAGCCCCATCGTCTATGACCCTGTGCTTGCACGAAGCATCCTGATGCTGAATGATGCCGTGCAGAACGGACAGGATGAAGCGAAGTGCAGTGAACTGCTCTTTAACCTATTGCAATTGCTCTCCCAATCGGAAATAGACACCAAGCTTTGGCGGCCTCAGGACAATCTGGTCCGAAAAGCGAAAGAAATGATGTTTTGCAGCATTGAAGACGTGCTAAAACTGGATGACCTGTCTGCGGAATTCAACATGTCCAAATTTCAGTTTATCCGTGAGTTCAAGTCCCATGCCGGCATATCCCCTTACCAGTTTTTTCTGAACTGCAAGGTGGAGCGTGCCAGACAGTCCATTGAAACGCATAAGGATGTTTACTCCGCTGTAGCCGAATGTGGTTTTGTTGACCTGACTCATCTGAACAGACACTTTAAACGGGTATTCGGGATCACGGCTTATGAATATATGCTGCAGTTAAACTAA
- a CDS encoding response regulator transcription factor, translating into MKNILLIEDEKNLARFIELELQHEAYTVSVAYDGRNGLELALDKEWDLILLDLMLPGINGVEVCRRIRNIKQTPIIMITARDGVMDRVMGLDSGADDYIPKPFAIEELLARMRSLFRRSDTVSEHSLLKHQGLQLDLEGRTFQKYGEVIELTRREFDLLVILMQNIGRVMTREMLLDLVWGYDAEVETNVVDVYISYLRSKIDAPGSPSFVQTIRGLGYGIQK; encoded by the coding sequence ATGAAAAACATATTGCTGATTGAAGATGAGAAAAACCTGGCTCGCTTTATAGAACTGGAACTGCAGCATGAAGCATACACGGTAAGTGTAGCCTACGATGGAAGAAACGGACTTGAACTGGCACTCGATAAGGAGTGGGATCTGATCCTGCTTGATCTCATGTTGCCCGGCATTAATGGCGTAGAAGTGTGCCGAAGAATACGCAACATAAAACAAACGCCAATCATTATGATTACGGCGCGGGATGGCGTGATGGATCGGGTTATGGGGCTTGACAGTGGAGCCGATGATTATATTCCGAAGCCATTTGCCATTGAAGAATTGCTGGCACGGATGAGATCCTTATTTCGTCGTTCCGACACGGTAAGCGAACATTCTTTACTTAAACATCAGGGATTGCAGCTGGATCTGGAGGGACGCACTTTTCAGAAATACGGAGAGGTTATTGAATTAACGAGACGCGAATTTGACCTGTTGGTGATCCTCATGCAAAATATCGGCCGTGTTATGACCCGGGAAATGCTGCTTGATCTGGTGTGGGGATACGATGCTGAAGTGGAGACGAATGTAGTGGATGTGTATATCAGTTATTTGCGCAGTAAAATCGATGCTCCGGGTTCCCCCAGCTTTGTTCAGACGATACGCGGTTTGGGTTATGGGATTCAGAAATGA
- a CDS encoding HAMP domain-containing sensor histidine kinase, giving the protein MIRWIRKYLPRAHWSIRWKLTIWISLLLGALFIGYNIVQYFVINEWLIVQEKQNIEKSMNEIESYLQEKEVSAAQIAENRSFITKLNQENQLIRILDQKGTALLEVTDRLPEQWVEPQTVQKRILITAWHYEDHLLIMRSPLMTTKFSGTIEIVTNLETTDKLSDMLLLVMFAGGIAAVGLSILGAFLLSRQFVKPIMTMNTAMIQIQQKGLHERVDVPDQHDELSNLARMFNRLMDELELSFQQQKQFVEDASHELRTPIAIIEGHISLLNRWGKHDPDVLNESLDVSAQELKRLKTIVNELLMLSQSESGHIAVVAAVDLRETVQHALTNVVQLHPAAAFNIDLEHLSGIEVEILPQHLEQILRILVDNAVKYSPLTKEIQVCGTRRDNDVCIQVADKGMGIPREDLPFVFDRFYRVDKARSREQGGTGLGLAIAERLVKRYNGKIFIDSQEDEGTTVTILLPAYLPSERRQIETGHG; this is encoded by the coding sequence ATGATTCGCTGGATTCGAAAATATCTTCCCCGTGCCCATTGGTCTATTCGCTGGAAACTGACGATCTGGATTTCGCTCTTGCTGGGCGCATTGTTTATTGGGTATAACATTGTCCAATACTTTGTCATCAACGAATGGCTCATTGTTCAGGAAAAGCAGAACATTGAGAAAAGCATGAATGAGATCGAAAGTTACCTGCAAGAGAAAGAAGTGTCAGCAGCGCAAATTGCAGAAAACCGTTCTTTTATTACCAAGTTAAATCAGGAGAATCAGTTGATCCGCATTCTGGACCAGAAAGGAACTGCGCTGCTTGAAGTAACCGACCGCCTTCCTGAACAGTGGGTTGAGCCGCAAACGGTCCAAAAACGCATTTTGATTACTGCATGGCATTACGAAGATCATCTGCTTATTATGAGGTCCCCACTTATGACCACGAAGTTTAGCGGAACGATTGAAATCGTGACTAACCTGGAAACTACAGACAAATTAAGCGATATGCTATTGCTGGTGATGTTTGCCGGGGGGATTGCAGCTGTGGGATTAAGCATCCTGGGCGCATTTCTGTTATCACGCCAATTCGTCAAGCCCATTATGACTATGAATACAGCGATGATCCAGATCCAACAGAAAGGACTTCATGAGCGCGTCGATGTACCTGATCAACATGATGAACTGTCTAATCTCGCCCGGATGTTCAACCGCCTGATGGATGAACTGGAGCTTTCGTTTCAGCAGCAAAAGCAGTTTGTCGAAGATGCTTCGCATGAGTTACGTACACCCATTGCCATCATTGAAGGACACATTTCCCTGTTGAACCGTTGGGGCAAGCATGACCCGGATGTCTTGAATGAGTCCCTGGATGTCTCAGCCCAGGAACTTAAACGGTTGAAAACCATTGTGAATGAACTGTTAATGCTCAGCCAATCCGAGTCCGGGCACATTGCAGTAGTCGCTGCGGTCGATCTTCGCGAGACTGTTCAGCATGCGCTCACCAACGTTGTGCAGCTGCACCCGGCCGCTGCCTTTAACATTGATCTGGAGCACCTATCCGGTATTGAAGTGGAGATCCTTCCTCAACATCTGGAGCAAATCCTGCGGATTTTGGTTGATAATGCCGTTAAATATTCACCGCTGACCAAAGAGATTCAGGTCTGCGGAACGCGACGCGACAACGATGTCTGTATTCAGGTTGCCGATAAAGGCATGGGGATTCCAAGAGAAGACCTGCCTTTTGTTTTTGATCGGTTCTACCGTGTCGATAAAGCCCGCAGCCGTGAACAAGGCGGTACCGGCCTGGGACTCGCCATTGCGGAACGTCTCGTCAAACGGTACAACGGAAAGATATTCATCGATAGCCAGGAAGATGAAGGAACTACCGTGACCATTCTGCTTCCCGCATACCTGCCTTCCGAAAGGCGGCAAATCGAAACCGGTCATGGATAA
- a CDS encoding undecaprenyl-diphosphatase, with protein MSFILIDYQLFHWINLQSGQLTYLNGIMIFFAKFAIFMFPVGIFAYGVSKSRRNLMMALQAILAACAGTAVSFIIGHLLYRDRPFVTHSVIQLISHSADASFPSDHATVAFACATAFWLGHVRYRWGWVLIAACIAFARVWSGVHYPSDVAAGALLGVGSAWGVRQIFIRLKLPALVFRSQAKASHSKKSK; from the coding sequence ATGTCTTTTATATTAATAGATTACCAACTTTTTCATTGGATTAACCTGCAGTCGGGACAGCTAACATACTTGAATGGCATCATGATATTCTTTGCGAAATTTGCAATTTTTATGTTCCCGGTGGGCATATTTGCGTATGGAGTATCGAAGAGTCGTAGAAACCTCATGATGGCTCTGCAAGCCATTCTGGCAGCATGTGCCGGTACCGCCGTCAGTTTTATTATAGGTCACTTGCTGTACAGAGATCGCCCATTTGTGACTCATTCGGTCATTCAATTAATCAGCCATAGTGCGGACGCTTCCTTTCCAAGTGATCATGCGACGGTTGCATTTGCTTGTGCCACTGCCTTTTGGCTGGGTCACGTCCGGTACCGATGGGGTTGGGTTTTGATTGCCGCTTGTATTGCATTTGCCCGAGTATGGTCTGGCGTACACTATCCTTCGGATGTAGCTGCCGGCGCGCTGCTTGGTGTGGGAAGTGCGTGGGGAGTCAGACAGATCTTCATCCGGTTGAAACTTCCAGCGCTGGTCTTCCGTTCACAGGCCAAAGCATCCCATTCAAAAAAAAGCAAATAA
- a CDS encoding phosphatase PAP2 family protein: MQNLKKTISIPLLAAALSLAVFAIIALSISDNQIHQFDDSLITLIQGMESPSMTRWMEFFTWIGSGLPVIVITIISMIILYVFLRHRRELLFLGCVIAGSAILNTLLKLMFQRARPTIHRIIEVTGYSFPSGHSMAAFSLYGGLAFLIWKHIPTAAGRVFMIIVSATFILTIGMSRIYLGVHYPSDVVGGYFLSGCWLATCIWFYQRYLERISLLQSKKLA; the protein is encoded by the coding sequence ATGCAAAATTTGAAAAAGACCATTTCCATCCCACTGCTCGCCGCAGCACTGAGCCTTGCTGTATTTGCAATCATTGCCCTGTCTATCAGCGATAACCAGATCCATCAATTTGACGATTCTCTGATTACGTTGATTCAGGGCATGGAATCCCCCAGCATGACCCGGTGGATGGAGTTCTTTACCTGGATTGGCAGCGGCTTGCCCGTCATCGTTATTACAATCATTTCAATGATCATATTGTATGTTTTTTTGAGGCACCGACGGGAACTTCTGTTTCTGGGCTGTGTCATCGCAGGTTCAGCGATACTGAACACCCTGCTGAAGCTCATGTTTCAACGTGCGCGACCAACCATTCACCGTATCATTGAAGTAACCGGATACAGCTTCCCCAGCGGACACTCCATGGCAGCGTTCAGCCTGTACGGGGGACTGGCCTTTCTGATCTGGAAGCATATACCTACAGCAGCCGGGCGCGTATTCATGATCATTGTGAGTGCAACTTTCATCCTGACCATTGGCATGAGCCGTATTTATCTGGGCGTGCATTATCCTAGTGATGTAGTCGGAGGTTACTTTTTAAGTGGATGCTGGCTTGCCACATGCATATGGTTCTACCAGCGCTATTTGGAACGAATCTCCCTGCTACAGTCCAAGAAGCTGGCGTAG
- a CDS encoding glycoside hydrolase family 1 protein: MAMKEGFFWGGATAANQFEGGWDKGGKGPSTSDMMTGGTHTTPRRITPVLEEGTYYPSHEAVDFYGHYKEDIALMAEMGFKMFRMSINWSRIYPNGYDLEPNEEGLQFYDNVFAELKKHNIEPLVTISHYETPFGLTQKYNGWASREVIDCYIRYCTTLFTRYKDQVKYWLTFNEINCLTMPMGAYMAAGILFEGKETLIDGVDDPQTRFQALHHQFVASAKAVKLGHEINPDFQIGCMVAFMTTYPNTCNPDDILLAQKKDQLSNMICGDVQVRGAYPGFAKRFFAEEGIQIEMQPEDAQTLREGCVDFYSFSYYMSLVESADESLERAEGNLLGGIKNPYLEASDWGWQIDPKGLRYTLNHLYDRYQIPLMVVENGLGAVDVVEEDGSIQDDYRIDYLRGHIEQMKEAVADGVELIAYTMWGCIDLVSASTGEMKKRYGFIHVNKDNDGNGDLSRTPKKSFHWYKKVIESNGEEL, encoded by the coding sequence ATGGCAATGAAAGAAGGATTTTTCTGGGGCGGCGCCACGGCTGCCAATCAGTTTGAAGGCGGATGGGACAAGGGCGGCAAAGGTCCAAGTACTTCCGATATGATGACAGGCGGAACGCATACGACACCGCGCCGAATTACGCCTGTACTGGAAGAGGGAACCTACTATCCGAGCCATGAAGCAGTTGATTTTTATGGTCATTATAAAGAGGATATTGCCCTGATGGCCGAAATGGGCTTCAAAATGTTCCGCATGTCCATCAACTGGTCCAGAATCTATCCGAACGGTTATGATCTTGAGCCGAACGAAGAGGGATTGCAGTTCTATGACAACGTCTTTGCCGAGTTGAAAAAGCACAACATTGAGCCTCTCGTGACCATTTCGCATTACGAGACACCTTTCGGTCTGACCCAGAAGTATAACGGCTGGGCTTCCCGCGAAGTCATTGATTGTTATATTCGATATTGTACAACCCTCTTCACCCGTTACAAAGACCAGGTGAAATATTGGTTGACCTTCAACGAAATCAACTGTTTGACGATGCCAATGGGCGCTTATATGGCTGCAGGCATCCTGTTTGAAGGCAAAGAGACTTTGATCGATGGTGTAGATGATCCACAGACCCGCTTCCAGGCACTGCATCATCAATTTGTAGCAAGTGCAAAAGCGGTTAAGCTGGGGCATGAGATCAACCCTGATTTCCAAATCGGCTGCATGGTCGCTTTCATGACAACCTATCCGAATACATGCAACCCGGACGATATTTTGCTCGCGCAGAAGAAGGACCAGCTGTCCAACATGATCTGTGGTGACGTACAGGTTCGTGGAGCATACCCTGGATTCGCCAAACGTTTCTTCGCCGAAGAAGGCATTCAGATCGAGATGCAGCCGGAAGATGCACAGACTCTTCGTGAAGGCTGCGTGGACTTCTATTCCTTCAGCTATTACATGTCTTTGGTTGAAAGTGCGGATGAGTCGCTCGAAAGAGCAGAGGGAAATCTGCTGGGCGGCATCAAAAATCCCTATCTGGAGGCTTCCGACTGGGGCTGGCAGATCGATCCGAAAGGATTGCGTTACACACTGAACCACCTGTATGATCGCTACCAGATTCCTTTGATGGTTGTGGAGAACGGATTGGGTGCAGTGGATGTCGTTGAGGAAGATGGTTCCATTCAGGATGACTACCGCATTGATTATTTGCGAGGTCACATTGAACAAATGAAAGAAGCTGTTGCCGATGGCGTGGAGCTTATCGCTTACACAATGTGGGGATGTATCGACCTGGTCAGCGCATCCACGGGTGAGATGAAGAAGCGCTACGGATTCATTCATGTGAACAAGGACAATGATGGCAATGGTGATCTGAGCAGAACACCGAAGAAGAGTTTCCACTGGTACAAAAAAGTCATTGAATCCAATGGCGAGGAGCTTTAA
- a CDS encoding helix-turn-helix transcriptional regulator, with product MLLLLLEKKKTTAPELAHLFEISVRTVYRDIDRLSAAGIPVYTTTGKHGGIHLMDNFVMDKSLLSEDDQNEILLGLYSVSAIPHLNTAHMLKRLTALFDHKLDWIEFDFSPWGSIPLQERELFNQVKQAIFTNQWITFHYVNSDGEKSTPTVEPLKLLFKNSTWYFKGYIHDEHDRNEFQTFKMKRITDLKFLPRVPRNNMNIGSPENETQVAINQIALELSFSNAIAYRVYDFFEPSRIEKEPDGRLRVALEINEGEWLYSFLMSFGSDLTVIKPPHIGQELLRRHIKAVEHLQQVVNHKLENE from the coding sequence ATGCTACTGCTGTTATTGGAGAAAAAGAAAACGACCGCCCCCGAGCTCGCGCATTTGTTTGAGATATCCGTGCGCACGGTGTACCGTGATATCGACAGACTGAGCGCGGCCGGGATTCCTGTTTATACCACAACAGGAAAGCATGGCGGCATCCATCTGATGGACAACTTTGTCATGGACAAATCCCTGTTGTCCGAAGATGATCAGAATGAAATTCTGCTTGGATTATATAGCGTCAGCGCCATCCCTCACCTTAACACTGCCCATATGCTCAAACGTTTAACCGCCCTGTTTGATCACAAGCTGGATTGGATTGAATTCGATTTTTCACCATGGGGCAGCATTCCACTGCAAGAGAGGGAACTGTTTAATCAGGTCAAACAAGCGATTTTTACCAATCAGTGGATCACGTTTCACTATGTTAATTCGGATGGAGAGAAGAGTACTCCGACGGTTGAACCTCTCAAACTTTTGTTCAAGAACAGTACCTGGTATTTCAAGGGATATATTCACGACGAGCACGACCGGAACGAATTCCAGACATTCAAAATGAAACGCATTACCGACCTAAAATTTCTGCCAAGGGTTCCCCGAAACAACATGAACATCGGATCACCGGAAAATGAGACTCAAGTCGCTATCAATCAAATCGCTCTGGAACTGTCGTTCTCCAATGCTATTGCGTATAGGGTGTATGATTTTTTTGAACCTTCCCGCATTGAAAAAGAACCCGACGGCAGACTGCGTGTTGCCCTAGAAATCAATGAGGGAGAATGGCTGTACTCCTTCCTGATGTCATTTGGATCTGACCTGACCGTCATCAAACCTCCACACATTGGACAGGAACTGCTCAGACGACATATCAAAGCAGTAGAACATTTGCAGCAGGTCGTTAACCATAAGCTGGAAAATGAATGA